The Acidimicrobiales bacterium genome has a segment encoding these proteins:
- a CDS encoding MOSC N-terminal beta barrel domain-containing protein, translating to MGGSPVRVGAEVGRVAAVWRYPVKSMAPDAVPSAEVSWHGVAGDRRWGFVRERGEGSGFPWLTIRERPDMVRYRPRFGDPERPNLSPVVVTTPTGAELDVTDPALAAELGGGVRALKLDRGTFDTLPLSLITSQSVGGLGVLAGRPLDVGRFRPNLLIDAHAHRGAAFPEEDWTGCTLRIGDALVHVDARDQRCVVVNIDPATAARDPIVFRTIARARKARLGVYGTTARPGRVAVGDPVVVAALPDPHLVSTP from the coding sequence ATGGGCGGATCACCCGTTCGGGTTGGCGCTGAGGTCGGGCGGGTCGCGGCGGTGTGGCGCTATCCGGTCAAGTCGATGGCACCCGATGCGGTGCCGAGCGCGGAGGTGTCCTGGCACGGCGTGGCCGGTGACCGCCGCTGGGGGTTCGTCCGGGAGCGCGGCGAGGGGAGCGGGTTTCCCTGGCTCACGATCCGCGAGCGCCCGGACATGGTCCGCTACCGGCCCCGGTTCGGTGACCCGGAGCGGCCGAACCTGTCACCGGTCGTGGTGACGACGCCGACGGGGGCCGAGCTCGACGTGACCGACCCGGCGCTGGCCGCCGAGCTGGGTGGTGGCGTGCGGGCGTTGAAGCTCGACCGCGGGACCTTCGACACGCTGCCCCTCTCGCTGATCACCAGCCAGTCCGTCGGCGGCCTGGGGGTCCTCGCCGGCCGGCCGCTCGACGTGGGGCGCTTCCGGCCGAACCTCCTGATCGACGCCCACGCCCACCGTGGCGCCGCCTTCCCCGAGGAGGACTGGACCGGCTGCACCCTGCGCATCGGCGACGCCCTCGTCCACGTGGACGCACGCGACCAGCGCTGCGTCGTCGTCAACATCGACCCGGCGACCGCGGCGCGCGACCCGATCGTCTTCCGCACGATCGCCCGTGCCCGCAAGGCCCGCCTCGGCGTCTACGGCACCACGGCCCGACCCGGCCGCGTCGCGGTGGGCGACCCCGTCGTCGTGGCCGCGCTACCCGACCCCCACCTGGTGTCGACCCCCTGA
- a CDS encoding RNA polymerase sigma-70 factor: MSEDAFARHRSLLFTVAYEMLGSAADAEDLVQETWLRWADVDQAAVRDPRAYLVRIVTRQALNRLRSVARRREDYVGEWLPEPLLTSPDVAADVELADSVSIAMLTVLETLGPAERAVFVLREVFDIPYDEIAEAVGKSPAAVRQIAHRARDHVAARRPRVAVSTTEQQEAVDRFLAAVRHGDLQSLLDVLAPDVVIAADGGGFVAAARRPIQGAERVAGFLIKGLRSVDFEATAVWLNGSPAIRIDIGGQLDTAVSLAVENGRITRIYAVRNPHKLARLDGVAALTRT; this comes from the coding sequence ATGAGCGAGGATGCGTTCGCCCGCCACCGGAGCCTGCTGTTCACCGTGGCCTACGAGATGCTCGGCTCCGCGGCCGACGCCGAGGACCTCGTCCAGGAGACCTGGCTGCGGTGGGCCGATGTCGACCAGGCGGCGGTGCGCGACCCGCGGGCCTACCTGGTCCGCATCGTCACCCGTCAGGCGTTGAACCGGCTGCGGTCGGTGGCGCGGCGGCGCGAGGACTACGTCGGCGAGTGGTTGCCGGAGCCGCTGTTGACGAGCCCCGACGTGGCCGCCGACGTCGAGCTCGCCGACAGCGTGTCGATCGCGATGCTCACCGTGCTCGAGACCCTCGGTCCGGCCGAGCGTGCCGTGTTCGTGCTGCGCGAGGTGTTCGACATCCCCTACGACGAGATCGCCGAGGCCGTCGGCAAGTCCCCTGCCGCCGTCCGCCAGATCGCCCACCGGGCACGCGACCACGTCGCCGCTCGGCGCCCGCGCGTGGCAGTCAGCACGACCGAGCAGCAGGAGGCCGTGGACCGGTTCCTCGCCGCCGTCCGGCACGGCGACCTGCAGAGCCTCCTCGACGTCCTGGCGCCCGACGTGGTCATCGCCGCCGACGGCGGGGGCTTCGTCGCCGCGGCCCGTCGTCCGATCCAGGGTGCGGAACGGGTGGCGGGCTTCCTGATCAAGGGTCTCCGCTCCGTGGACTTCGAGGCGACCGCCGTCTGGCTCAACGGGTCACCCGCCATCCGGATCGACATCGGGGGGCAGCTCGACACCGCCGTGAGCCTCGCCGTCGAGAACGGGCGCATCACCCGCATCTATGCCGTCCGCAACCCCCACAAGCTGGCCCGGCTCGACGGGGTCGCCGCCCTCACACGGACCTGA
- the ppc gene encoding phosphoenolpyruvate carboxylase → MSTTPARTGPAELGAFGSEEADLALRADIRRLGRLLGETLARQVGPELLDGVEAVRRLTRVDSGNTAAALLRDVDPTTAGHLVRAFSAFFHLANVAEQVHRGRELRRLRTDDGGSLAETARRIEARNLSAEEVAVGAASLAVRPVFTAHPTEAARRSRLTKLREVADLLDAEAAELATTGGPRTVEATDRRLGQVIDLLWLTDELRLSRPEPVDEARNAVYHLVELEASGLPEVLADLDRTLAGLGARQPPGSRPLTFGSWIGGDRDGNPNVSPEMTMQVLLLQHEHGIRGVERIVDDLIEELSVSDAVAPATDELAASLAADLDALPEVEDRFRRINAEEPYRLKLTCIRAKLGRTRRRLADAGPHAPGADYLGSDDLVADLDLLRRSLDEHGGPLVSDLVAGAVRVVAATGLHLATLDVREHADAHHAALDALYRAVGEAPGYASLDHGDRTRHLVAELDGRRPLQGPSTTLEPEAQQVTDVFATIREALDRFGPEVVETYIVSMTQGVDDLLAAVVLAREAGLVDPVAGTARIGFAPLLEQVDDLLGAGRFLDDLLSIPGYRRLVDARGGVQEVMLGYSDSNKDAGVATSQWQIHQAQRALRDTAARHGVRLRLFHGRGGAVGRGGGPTHDAILAQPWGTLDGAMKVTEQGEVISDKYLLPTLARENLELTVSAVLEASVLHTSPRLPAEALARWDATMDRVSDAACDAYRRLVDDPELPAYFLATTPTELLTSLNIGSRPARRPDAGAGLGGLRAIPWVFGWTQSRQIIPGWFGVGTGLAAAREAGLGDSLTEMLDRWFWFSTFVSNVEMTLAKTDMSISRRYVERLVDQRGHRLLDVIEEEHERTVAEVLRLTGEAELLDRQPLLQRTLAVRDRYLLPLHQLQIELLARHRWAVGAGDDIDPALVRSLLLTVNGIAAGLRNTG, encoded by the coding sequence ATGTCGACCACCCCCGCCCGGACCGGGCCGGCCGAGCTGGGCGCGTTCGGGAGCGAGGAGGCCGACCTCGCGCTGCGGGCCGACATCCGGCGGCTCGGGCGGTTGCTGGGCGAGACACTGGCCCGGCAGGTCGGTCCGGAGCTCCTCGACGGGGTGGAAGCGGTGCGCCGGCTCACCCGGGTCGACTCTGGAAACACAGCCGCGGCGCTGCTGCGGGACGTCGACCCCACCACCGCCGGTCACCTGGTGCGGGCGTTCAGCGCGTTCTTCCACCTGGCCAACGTGGCCGAGCAGGTCCACAGGGGCCGGGAGCTGCGACGGCTGCGCACGGACGACGGTGGTTCCCTGGCCGAGACCGCGCGACGGATCGAGGCGCGGAACCTGTCGGCCGAGGAGGTGGCGGTCGGTGCCGCCTCGCTCGCGGTCCGCCCGGTGTTCACCGCCCACCCGACCGAGGCGGCCCGCCGCTCCCGCTTGACCAAGCTGCGCGAGGTGGCCGACCTGCTCGACGCCGAGGCGGCCGAGCTGGCCACCACCGGTGGGCCCCGCACCGTCGAGGCCACCGACCGCCGGTTGGGTCAGGTGATCGACCTGCTGTGGCTCACCGACGAGCTGCGGCTGAGCCGGCCCGAGCCCGTCGACGAGGCGCGGAACGCGGTCTACCACCTCGTGGAGCTGGAGGCGTCGGGCCTGCCGGAGGTGCTGGCCGACCTCGACCGGACGCTGGCCGGGCTCGGTGCCCGGCAACCCCCGGGTTCCCGGCCCTTGACCTTCGGGAGCTGGATCGGCGGCGACCGGGACGGCAACCCGAACGTGTCGCCGGAGATGACCATGCAGGTGCTGCTGCTCCAGCACGAGCACGGCATCCGGGGGGTCGAGCGGATCGTCGACGACCTCATCGAGGAGCTGAGCGTGTCCGACGCGGTGGCCCCGGCCACCGACGAGCTGGCGGCCAGCCTGGCCGCCGACCTCGACGCCCTCCCCGAGGTGGAGGATCGGTTCCGGCGGATCAACGCCGAGGAGCCCTACCGGCTCAAGCTCACGTGCATCCGGGCCAAGCTCGGCCGCACCCGCCGCCGGCTGGCCGACGCCGGCCCGCACGCACCGGGGGCCGACTACCTGGGCTCGGACGATCTGGTCGCCGACCTCGACCTGCTGCGGCGCTCGCTCGACGAGCACGGCGGCCCGCTGGTGTCCGACCTGGTGGCGGGCGCGGTCCGCGTGGTGGCGGCCACCGGGCTGCACCTGGCGACCCTCGACGTCCGCGAGCACGCCGACGCCCACCACGCGGCCCTCGACGCGCTCTACCGGGCGGTGGGCGAGGCGCCGGGCTACGCCTCGCTCGACCACGGCGATCGCACCCGGCACCTGGTCGCCGAGCTCGACGGGCGGCGGCCCCTGCAGGGGCCGTCGACGACGCTCGAGCCCGAAGCCCAGCAGGTCACCGACGTGTTCGCCACGATCCGCGAGGCCCTCGACCGGTTCGGTCCCGAGGTGGTCGAGACCTACATCGTGTCGATGACCCAGGGCGTGGACGACCTCCTGGCCGCCGTGGTCCTGGCCCGGGAGGCGGGGCTGGTCGACCCGGTCGCCGGCACCGCCCGCATCGGGTTCGCACCGCTCCTGGAACAGGTCGACGACCTGCTGGGCGCCGGGCGCTTCCTCGACGACCTGCTGTCGATCCCGGGCTACCGGCGGCTGGTCGATGCCCGAGGCGGCGTGCAGGAGGTGATGCTGGGCTACTCGGACTCCAACAAGGACGCCGGGGTGGCCACCAGCCAGTGGCAGATCCACCAGGCCCAGCGGGCGCTGCGGGACACCGCCGCCCGGCACGGGGTGCGGCTCCGGCTCTTCCACGGCCGGGGCGGAGCGGTCGGTCGAGGCGGTGGGCCGACCCACGATGCGATCCTCGCCCAGCCATGGGGGACGCTCGACGGCGCGATGAAGGTCACCGAGCAGGGCGAGGTGATCAGCGACAAGTACCTGCTGCCCACACTGGCTCGCGAGAACCTGGAGCTGACCGTGAGCGCCGTGCTCGAGGCGAGCGTGCTGCACACGTCGCCGCGGCTGCCGGCCGAGGCGCTGGCCCGGTGGGACGCCACGATGGACCGGGTGAGCGACGCCGCGTGCGACGCCTACCGCCGGCTCGTCGACGACCCCGAGCTACCGGCCTACTTCCTGGCCACCACGCCCACCGAGCTGCTGACGTCGTTGAACATCGGCTCGCGCCCCGCCCGCCGGCCCGACGCCGGGGCCGGCCTGGGTGGCCTCCGGGCGATCCCGTGGGTGTTCGGCTGGACCCAGTCCCGACAGATCATCCCCGGCTGGTTCGGGGTCGGGACCGGTCTGGCCGCCGCCCGGGAGGCCGGGCTCGGCGACTCGCTCACCGAGATGCTCGACCGCTGGTTCTGGTTCTCGACGTTCGTGTCCAACGTCGAGATGACCCTCGCCAAGACCGATATGTCGATCAGCCGGCGCTACGTCGAACGGCTCGTCGACCAGCGGGGCCACCGGCTGCTCGACGTCATCGAGGAAGAGCACGAGCGGACCGTGGCCGAGGTCCTCCGGCTCACCGGCGAGGCCGAGCTGCTCGACCGCCAGCCGCTGCTGCAGCGCACGTTGGCGGTGCGCGACCGCTACCTCCTCCCGCTGCACCAGCTGCAGATCGAGCTCCTGGCCCGCCACCGGTGGGCGGTGGGCGCCGGCGACGACATCGACCCCGCGCTCGTGCGCTCGCTGCTGCTCACGGTCAACGGCATCGCCGCCGGCCTCCGCAACACCGGCTGA
- a CDS encoding DUF1611 domain-containing protein — protein sequence MSIASLPARPPTPATTDRRATAVVYCEANFGALDGKTANGLVRHSELYEILAVIDSEKQGLDAGEVLDDAPNGVPVCRDLPDALAQAGVVPDWFIFGMAPSSGMLSARERGVVLDAIGRGMHIVNGLHEFLNDDPEFVAASALHEVEIRDVRRPRAKKDLRMFSGRIEEVTCPRIAVLGTDGAIGKRTTATILTRALNDRGVRAVMIGTGQTGLIQGARYGIALDAIPSQFCSGEMEATVVEAFEGEDPDVIIVEGQGALSHPAYLTSTFILRGSRPQGVVLQHAPGRTHLGDFGKVPMPTPASEINLIETFADTKVIGLTINHENMTDAEVTAAIAMYEIELGVPATDALTRSPDRLVEMVVAAFPALQEKLAAVAR from the coding sequence ATGTCCATAGCCTCGCTGCCTGCCAGGCCCCCCACGCCCGCCACGACCGACCGCCGCGCCACCGCGGTGGTCTACTGCGAGGCGAACTTCGGTGCCCTCGACGGCAAGACGGCGAACGGGCTCGTCCGGCACTCGGAGCTCTACGAGATCCTGGCGGTGATCGACAGCGAGAAGCAGGGCCTCGACGCCGGCGAGGTGCTCGACGACGCACCCAACGGGGTGCCCGTGTGTCGCGACCTGCCCGACGCCCTGGCCCAGGCGGGGGTCGTGCCGGACTGGTTCATCTTCGGGATGGCGCCGTCGAGCGGCATGCTGTCGGCGCGTGAGCGGGGTGTCGTCCTCGACGCCATCGGACGCGGGATGCACATCGTCAACGGCCTGCACGAGTTCCTGAACGACGACCCGGAGTTCGTGGCGGCCAGCGCGCTGCACGAGGTCGAGATCCGCGACGTCCGCCGCCCGCGGGCCAAGAAGGACCTGCGGATGTTCAGCGGACGCATCGAGGAGGTGACCTGCCCGCGCATCGCCGTGCTCGGCACGGACGGGGCGATCGGCAAGCGCACCACGGCCACGATCCTGACGCGCGCCCTCAACGATCGCGGCGTCAGGGCGGTCATGATCGGCACCGGCCAGACCGGCCTGATCCAGGGCGCCCGCTACGGCATCGCGCTCGACGCCATCCCCTCGCAGTTCTGCTCCGGCGAGATGGAAGCCACCGTCGTCGAGGCGTTCGAGGGCGAGGACCCCGACGTGATCATCGTCGAGGGCCAGGGCGCGCTGAGCCATCCCGCCTACCTGACCTCCACGTTCATCCTGCGCGGCAGCCGGCCTCAGGGCGTCGTCCTGCAGCACGCGCCCGGCCGCACGCACCTCGGCGACTTCGGCAAGGTGCCCATGCCGACGCCGGCGAGCGAGATCAACCTCATCGAGACGTTCGCCGACACCAAGGTCATCGGCCTGACGATCAACCACGAGAACATGACCGACGCCGAGGTCACCGCCGCCATCGCGATGTACGAGATCGAGCTGGGCGTGCCCGCCACCGATGCGCTGACCCGCTCGCCGGACCGGCTGGTGGAGATGGTCGTCGCCGCCTTCCCGGCGCTGCAGGAGAAGCTCGCCGCCGTCGCCCGATGA
- a CDS encoding AAA family ATPase, which translates to MTRASTLDEAVDAFVDHLLPVIEELAAEVAGVDVGRLRSDVVVDAYNLTCGFVDADERHGDDELWDLISVFGHRMPTQLGQAAPADLRDAGLLVGRRSVFDEPSALLGLLVAADARDGGDRAVRYGRLGTQIGYVVASVDLLPSPSELEAIDRFRAMVHRTIGNAPKAGGTATAAGPEPAAVPAVPPPARELEDLLAELDALIGLEGAKREVRLVANLLRVQEIRRERDLPVADQSRHLIFTGNPGTGKTTVARLLAQIYWTLGVVERGHLVETDRAGLVAGFVGQTAKRVVDAFDQADQGVLLIDEAYSLARGGENDFGREAIDTVVKLVEDRRDRVVVILAGYPEEMATLVDANPGMESRFPRTIHFPDYSNDELLAIVESLGVEGRYRLDQAARAAVQAWLVAQPRDRGFGNGRLARNLFESAVANQASRLVAIDDPTDDQLTTLTASDIPTPGVG; encoded by the coding sequence ATGACCAGGGCCTCGACGCTCGACGAGGCGGTGGACGCGTTCGTCGACCACCTCCTGCCCGTCATCGAGGAGCTGGCCGCCGAGGTCGCCGGCGTCGACGTCGGCCGGCTGCGCTCGGACGTCGTGGTCGACGCCTACAACCTGACGTGCGGGTTCGTCGACGCCGACGAACGCCACGGCGACGACGAGCTGTGGGATCTGATCTCGGTCTTCGGTCACCGCATGCCCACCCAGCTTGGCCAGGCCGCGCCGGCCGACCTGCGGGACGCCGGTCTGCTGGTCGGGCGTCGCTCGGTCTTCGACGAGCCCTCGGCGTTGCTCGGCCTGCTCGTCGCGGCCGACGCTCGTGACGGTGGTGACCGCGCGGTCCGCTACGGCCGGCTCGGCACCCAGATCGGCTACGTCGTGGCGTCCGTCGACCTGCTGCCGTCCCCGTCCGAGCTCGAGGCCATCGATCGGTTCCGGGCCATGGTGCATCGGACCATCGGGAACGCGCCGAAGGCCGGGGGCACCGCGACGGCTGCCGGGCCGGAGCCGGCGGCGGTGCCCGCTGTGCCGCCCCCAGCCCGCGAGCTCGAGGACCTGCTGGCCGAGCTCGATGCCCTCATCGGCTTGGAAGGGGCCAAGCGCGAGGTGCGCCTGGTCGCCAACCTCCTGCGCGTCCAGGAGATCCGCCGGGAGCGGGACCTGCCCGTCGCCGATCAGAGCCGCCACCTGATCTTCACCGGCAACCCCGGCACGGGGAAGACGACGGTGGCTCGCCTGTTGGCCCAGATCTACTGGACCCTGGGCGTGGTCGAGCGGGGCCATCTGGTGGAGACCGACCGGGCCGGGCTCGTGGCGGGGTTCGTCGGTCAGACCGCCAAGCGGGTCGTCGACGCCTTCGACCAGGCCGATCAGGGCGTCCTGCTGATCGACGAGGCCTACAGCCTGGCCAGGGGCGGCGAGAACGACTTCGGGCGCGAGGCCATCGACACCGTGGTCAAGCTCGTCGAGGACCGTCGCGACCGGGTGGTCGTCATCCTCGCCGGTTACCCCGAGGAGATGGCGACGCTCGTGGACGCGAACCCGGGCATGGAGTCCAGGTTCCCGAGGACGATCCACTTCCCCGACTACAGCAACGACGAGCTGCTGGCGATCGTCGAATCGCTCGGCGTCGAGGGTCGCTACCGCCTCGACCAGGCGGCCCGGGCTGCGGTGCAGGCCTGGCTGGTGGCCCAACCGCGCGACCGGGGGTTCGGCAACGGCCGGTTGGCGCGCAACCTGTTCGAGTCGGCAGTGGCCAACCAGGCGAGCCGCCTGGTGGCGATCGACGACCCGACCGACGACCAGCTCACCACCCTCACGGCCAGCGACATCCCGACCCCGGGCGTCGGGTAG
- the pepE gene encoding dipeptidase PepE, which produces MELLLLSNSMNFGRPMFSHAADAFVDVAAGDRVTFIPFALADWDDYAARAIAALGRFGVDATSAHYAAEPDRAILEADVVMMGGGNTFRLLDSLYGLGVIDGLGERVRSGATRYMGASAGTNVACPTIRTTNDMPICRPPLFDALGLVPFQINLHYVDADPTSTHMGETREERIEEFLEENHCPVLALYEGTWLRVSGDHASVTGRARLFQREGCEAFEDGVDVSHLLDLTGVFDGGARPQRGVRLRSHATP; this is translated from the coding sequence ATGGAACTTCTCTTGCTGTCCAACTCCATGAACTTCGGCCGGCCGATGTTCTCGCACGCGGCCGACGCGTTCGTCGACGTCGCGGCGGGCGACCGGGTGACGTTCATCCCGTTCGCGCTGGCGGACTGGGACGACTACGCCGCCCGGGCGATCGCCGCCCTGGGCCGCTTCGGCGTCGACGCCACCTCCGCCCACTACGCCGCCGAACCCGACCGGGCGATCCTCGAGGCGGACGTCGTGATGATGGGCGGCGGGAACACGTTCCGGCTGCTCGATTCGCTCTACGGGCTGGGCGTCATCGACGGCCTGGGCGAGCGGGTGCGCAGCGGCGCCACGCGGTACATGGGAGCCTCCGCCGGCACCAACGTCGCCTGCCCCACCATCCGCACCACCAACGACATGCCGATCTGTCGGCCCCCGCTCTTCGACGCGCTCGGTCTCGTGCCGTTCCAGATCAACCTCCACTACGTCGACGCGGACCCCACGTCGACCCACATGGGCGAGACCCGCGAGGAGCGCATCGAGGAGTTCCTGGAGGAGAACCACTGCCCGGTCCTCGCCCTGTACGAGGGGACCTGGCTGCGGGTCAGTGGCGACCACGCGTCCGTGACCGGGCGTGCCCGCCTGTTCCAGCGCGAGGGCTGCGAGGCGTTCGAGGACGGCGTCGACGTGTCACACCTGCTGGACCTGACAGGTGTCTTCGACGGAGGTGCGCGACCACAACGGGGGGTAAGATTGAGAAGTCACGCCACGCCTTAG
- a CDS encoding YceI family protein — protein MSTDPATTIAADLPLATGTWPLDAMHSGVHFKVRHIGLSNVRGRFNRFDATLSVGETLADTRVEATIEMSSVDTNQPDRDAHLLGTDFFSADRHPLMTFRSTGIRAAGDGAHALDGDLTINGVTRPVTLDVEFNGVETHPADGTTHAGFSATTAVDRDDFGIDFNVPLGIDRFALGKRIAVELELQFVAPED, from the coding sequence ATGAGTACCGATCCCGCCACCACGATCGCCGCCGACCTGCCCCTGGCCACCGGCACCTGGCCGCTCGACGCCATGCACTCGGGCGTCCACTTCAAGGTCCGCCACATCGGCCTGTCCAACGTGCGCGGCCGGTTCAACCGCTTCGACGCCACGCTCAGCGTCGGCGAGACCCTGGCCGACACCCGGGTCGAGGCCACGATCGAGATGTCCTCGGTCGACACCAACCAACCCGACCGCGACGCCCATCTGCTCGGCACCGACTTCTTCTCCGCCGACCGGCACCCGCTGATGACGTTCCGCTCCACCGGCATCCGGGCCGCGGGTGACGGCGCGCACGCGCTCGACGGCGACCTGACCATCAACGGCGTCACCCGGCCGGTCACCCTCGACGTCGAGTTCAACGGCGTCGAGACGCACCCCGCCGACGGCACGACCCACGCCGGCTTCTCGGCCACCACCGCGGTCGACCGCGACGACTTCGGCATCGACTTCAACGTGCCGCTGGGCATCGACAGGTTCGCCCTCGGCAAGAGGATCGCGGTCGAGCTCGAGCTCCAGTTCGTGGCGCCCGAGGACTGA
- a CDS encoding carboxymuconolactone decarboxylase family protein: MSSTTRIPKVEITGPFGYLLKRLSRKMIGEVPEATGVMWQNRAVLSSSMAFGRKIQKWDQLDANLKSLAHMAVAAQVGCSWCLDFNYFQAHNEGLDEVKASEVPRWRESTVFTPLEREVMEYAEAMTETPLQVTDEMSARLLEQLGAPALVELTAVVGFANLTTRGNIAMGIESQGFSKVCALPLAQRSAGYAKSA; this comes from the coding sequence ATGTCCAGCACGACACGGATTCCCAAGGTGGAGATCACCGGCCCGTTCGGGTATCTCTTGAAGCGACTCAGCCGGAAGATGATCGGTGAGGTGCCCGAGGCGACAGGGGTGATGTGGCAGAACCGAGCGGTGCTCAGCAGCTCCATGGCGTTCGGCCGCAAGATCCAGAAGTGGGACCAGCTCGACGCCAACCTGAAGTCGCTCGCCCACATGGCGGTCGCCGCGCAGGTCGGCTGCTCGTGGTGCCTGGACTTCAACTACTTCCAGGCCCACAACGAGGGCCTCGACGAGGTGAAGGCCAGCGAGGTGCCCCGTTGGCGTGAGTCGACGGTGTTCACGCCGCTCGAGCGCGAGGTGATGGAGTACGCCGAGGCGATGACCGAGACGCCCCTGCAGGTCACCGACGAGATGTCGGCCCGGCTGCTCGAGCAGCTCGGTGCGCCGGCCCTGGTGGAGCTCACGGCCGTGGTCGGGTTCGCGAACCTGACGACGAGGGGCAACATCGCGATGGGGATCGAGTCCCAAGGGTTCTCCAAGGTCTGCGCGCTGCCTTTGGCGCAACGCTCGGCGGGGTACGCGAAGTCGGCATGA
- a CDS encoding glycosyltransferase, whose amino-acid sequence MQNHTAELTRRLDGLGVEQVVVTTRPPGAPAEHVVGQRARVVRVGLPVPAFRQMWSVPALREAWRLAGSVDLVHAHLAEDLAVVPLALAAARRGVPLVVTIHTSLSHTLRVTNARAVALKALGAPLERWAEHHADAVVTLTPRLARLLEGNGIRPDRLHVIPSGVDFGLFDGPHDDPFPHLGRPRVAFVGRLAPQKGVSGLVRAAAQLRTPNVQTLLVGDGPDRQRLEQEIRALDLADRVQVTGFLAHDRIPAVLANVDVLVMPSVYEELGSALVEAMRVGVPIVATRVDGIPDVIQHGETGILVTPGDPRALASAIDDLLDDPQRAGSLAGRARTAARRYDWNVLAGSVLDIYRTLTQPRPAAQSQPSGGDRSTGVARSPAPTS is encoded by the coding sequence ATGCAGAACCACACGGCGGAGCTGACCCGTCGCCTCGACGGGCTGGGTGTGGAGCAGGTGGTGGTCACGACCAGGCCGCCGGGGGCGCCCGCCGAGCATGTCGTCGGTCAGCGGGCGCGGGTCGTGCGTGTCGGGCTACCGGTGCCGGCGTTCCGTCAGATGTGGTCCGTCCCGGCGTTGCGGGAGGCGTGGCGGCTGGCCGGGAGCGTCGACCTGGTGCATGCGCATCTGGCCGAGGACCTCGCCGTCGTCCCTCTGGCGCTTGCCGCGGCGCGCCGTGGTGTTCCGCTGGTCGTGACCATCCACACCAGCCTGAGCCACACGCTTCGGGTCACCAACGCGAGGGCGGTGGCGCTCAAGGCGCTGGGGGCGCCGTTGGAGCGCTGGGCTGAGCACCACGCGGATGCCGTGGTGACGTTGACGCCTCGCCTGGCGCGCCTGCTCGAGGGCAACGGGATCCGTCCCGATCGGCTCCACGTGATCCCCTCCGGCGTGGACTTCGGGTTGTTCGACGGGCCCCACGACGATCCGTTCCCGCACCTCGGCCGACCGAGGGTGGCCTTCGTCGGCCGGCTGGCGCCGCAGAAGGGCGTGAGCGGGCTCGTGCGCGCGGCGGCACAGCTGCGCACCCCGAACGTGCAGACGCTGCTCGTCGGCGACGGACCCGATCGCCAACGGCTCGAACAGGAGATCCGCGCTCTCGACCTGGCCGACCGTGTCCAGGTGACCGGGTTCCTCGCCCACGACCGGATCCCCGCGGTGCTCGCCAACGTCGACGTGCTCGTGATGCCGTCGGTCTACGAGGAGCTCGGATCGGCGTTGGTGGAGGCCATGCGCGTGGGCGTCCCGATCGTGGCGACCCGGGTCGACGGCATCCCCGACGTCATCCAGCACGGCGAGACCGGGATCCTCGTCACCCCCGGCGACCCACGCGCCCTCGCGTCCGCGATCGACGATCTGCTCGACGACCCCCAGCGGGCGGGATCGCTGGCCGGACGAGCCCGAACGGCCGCGCGGCGCTACGACTGGAACGTCCTCGCCGGATCGGTGCTCGACATCTACCGAACCCTGACCCAGCCACGCCCGGCAGCCCAGTCCCAGCCGTCCGGAGGCGATCGATCCACCGGCGTGGCAAGGAGCCCGGCCCCGACGAGCTGA